The following are encoded together in the Limanda limanda chromosome 12, fLimLim1.1, whole genome shotgun sequence genome:
- the LOC133015280 gene encoding dr1-associated corepressor, translating into MPGSKRKYNVRFPPKRIKKIMQKDSEVGRIAMAVPVIISQALEMFLKSLLTKTCLITQSKPSTVVSVAHMKQCIESEKLFHFLKDLAEQATSPAQRDNRGLSMWPLYRTKPSEPSVKKKPDVVDTVTRRSLDSVSHDSSSSESELYICL; encoded by the exons ATGCCCGGAAGCAAGCGGAAGTACAACGTTCGATTCCCCCCG AAGCGCATCAAGAAGATCATGCAGAAGGACTCGGAGGTGGGGAGGATCGCCATGGCGGTTCCCGTGATCATCT CTCAGGCGTTGGAGATGTTCCTGAAGTCCCTGTTGACTAAGACCTGTCTGATAACTCAGTCCAAGCCCAGCACCGTGGTGTCTGTGGCCCACAT GAAGCAGTGCATCGAGTCAGAGAAGCTCTTCCACTTCCTGAAGGATCTGGCAGAGCAGGCGACGTCTCCGGCTCAGAGGGACAACAGAGGCCTGAGCATGTGGCCGCTATACAG GACCAAACCAAGTGAACCTTCTGTTAAGAAGAAGCCAGATGTGGTCGACACGGTGACGAGAAGGAGCCTGGACTCAGTCTCCCACGACTCCAGCTCCAGT GAGTCGGAGCTCTACATCTGTTTATGA